In Myripristis murdjan chromosome 9, fMyrMur1.1, whole genome shotgun sequence, the following proteins share a genomic window:
- the plk2b gene encoding serine/threonine-protein kinase PLK2b: MEIQRNTVPQPSNSNMCESTQRSCEPRRKRADDRGVPSEMARIITDPVTGKCYCRGKVLGKGGFAKCYEMTDLSTSKVYAAKIIPHTRVSKPHQREKIDREIELHRALHHKHIVHFYHHFEDKENIYILLEYCSRKSLAHILKARKVLTEPEVRYYLRQIVSGLKYLHEQEILHRDLKLGNFFVSDTMELKVGDFGLAAKLEPAGNRRKTICGTPNYLSPEVLNKQGHGCESDIWALGCVMYTMLLGRPPFETTNLKETYRCIREARYSLPSSLSPQAKQLIANLLAKTPEDRPHLDHILRHDFFTQGFSPERLPPSCCHSAPDFHVSSPAKSFFKKAAAALFGGKRDKVKYYETLNKLTKEEEEIYKLQHDLKRTVISQQQSKQLAEKGRPLPPSAENPVAPATESQSSTTRDTIRLIVRGSLGSCSSSSECLEDSTTGSVADTVASVLRGCLENMPKADDIPKGSGSCNLQWVTKWVDYSNKYGFGYQLSDHTVGVLFNNGTHMSLLPDRKTIHYYAELGHCSVFPTCEVPEHFVGQVTVLKYFSHYMEENLMDGGDLVSMTDAHMPRLYLLQWLKSDRALMMLFNNGTFQVNFYHDHTKIILCCQKEDYMLTYINEDRVSKTFKLNSLLTSGCPTDLRERMEYSLNMLLQRCS, encoded by the exons ATGGAAATACAGAGGAATACCGTGCCACAGCCGAGCAACAGTAACATGTGTGAGTCCACACAGAGGTCCTGCGAACCTCGCAGGAAGAGAGCGGATGACCGCGGTGTGCCTTCAGAGATGGCCAGAATAATCACCGACCCTGTCACTGGAAAGTGCTACTGCCGTGGAAAAGTTTTGGGAAAG GGAGGTTTTGCTAAATGCTATGAGATGACCGACCTCTCCACCAGCAAAGTTTACGCGGCCAAAATCATCCCCCATACGCGCGTCTCCAAACCTCACCAACGGGAAAAG attGACAGAGAAATTGAGCTGCACAGAGCACTGCATCATAAACACATTGTGCACTTTTATCACCATTTCGAGGACAAGGAAAACATCTACATTCTTTTGGAATACTGCAGTAGAAAA tCATTAGCCCATATCCTGAAGGCACGGAAAGTGTTAACTGAGCCAGAGGTCCGTTATTACCTAAGACAGATTGTGTCTGGGCTGAAGTACCTGCATGAACAAGAGATCCTACATAGAGACTTGAAACTGG GTAACTTCTTTGTGAGTGACACTATGGAACTGAAGGTTGGGGACTTTGGTCTGGCTGCCAAGCTGGAGCCAGCGGGAAACAGGAGGAAGACAATCTGCGGGACTCCCAACTACCTGTCACCTGAGGTGCTCAACAAGCAAGGCCACGGCTGTGAATCAGACATCTGGGCCCTGGGCTGTGTCAT GTACAcaatgctgctgggcagacctCCATTTGAGACCACCAACCTGAAGGAGACATACAGGTGTATTAGAGAGGCACGGTACTCCCTGCCTTCTTCCCTATCGCCACAGGCCAAGCAGCTCATCGCCAACCTGCTGGCAAAGACGCCTGAGGACAGACCCCATCTAGATCACATTCTGAGGCACGACTTCTTCACTCAG GGCTTCAGTCCAGAGCGTCTGCCTCCTAGTTGTTGCCATTCTGCACCAGATTTCCACGTCTCCAGTCCTGCCAAGAGCTTCTTCAAGAAAGCTGCGGCTGCGCTGTTTGGTGGGAAGCGGGACAAGGTCAAATACTACGAGACTCTCA ATAAGCTAaccaaagaggaagaggagatctACAAACTGCAGCATGACTTGAAGAGAACTGTCATCAGCCAACAACAGAGCAAACAGCTGGCTGAG AAAGGAAGGCCGCTTCCGCCATCTGCTGAAAACCCTGTTGCTCCGGCAACGGAGAGCCAGTCCTCGACAACGCGAGATACCATCCGTCTGATCGTGAGGGGCAGTCTggggagctgcagcagcagcagcgaat GCCTGGAAGACAGCACCACAGGAAGCGTAGCTGATACCGTTGCAAGTGTCTTACGAGGGTGTCTAGAGAATATGCCTAAAG CGGATGACATTCCCAAAGGATCAGGCAGCTGTAACCTTCAGTGGGTGACCAAATGGGTGGACTACTCCAACAAGTACGGCTTTGGCTACCAGTTGTCTGATCACACCGTGGGCGTCCTCTTCAACAATGGCACCCACATGAGCCTCCTGCCAGACAGAAA GACCATCCATTACTATGCTGAGTTGGGCCATTGCTCTGTGTTCCCAACCTGTGAGGTTCCTGAACACTTTGTGGGTCAAGTGACTGTGCTCAAGTACTTTTCCCACTACATGGAGGAGAATCTTATGGAT GGTGGGGATCTGGTTAGTAtgacagatgcacacatgcCCAGACTCTACCTGCTACAGTGGCTCAAGTCCGACCGCGCCCTCATGATGCTCTTTAACAATGGCACCTTTCAG GTCAACTTTTACCACGACCACACCAAGATCATCCTGTGCTGTCAAAAGGAGGACTACATGCTGACGTACATCAATGAGGACCGCGTCTCCAAAACCTTCAAGCTCAACTCCCTGCTGACATCTGGCTGCCCCACAGACCTGCGTGAGCGCATGGAGTACTCCCTCAATATGCTGCTGCAGAGATGCAGCTAA
- the LOC115364716 gene encoding protein N-lysine methyltransferase FAM173A isoform X2, protein MEDSIEVILQDQSRHHHHNRDHPVLTASTGALLTGLYGIWSLFAMPGFRKIPCSLKVPYLPSSKDQTLNIMRLLEGRTGHLADLGSGDGRLVFAASSAGFQCTGFEINSLLVAYSRSKALWIGVPPSQATFVKKDFWKTDLSIYNNVTAFLAPGVMEVLGDKLLKELPDDARVIVCRFPIPHWPHHSSVGSGLDQSWAYDIGTVRSRLGTIQSRD, encoded by the exons ATGGAGGACTCGATTGAGGTGATTCTCCAAGACCAAAGCAGGCACCACCATCACAACAGAGACCACCCTGTCTTGACTGCCTCCACAGGGGCTCTCCTCACAGGGCTCTATGGGATATGGAGCCTCTTTGCCATGCCAGGCTTCCGCAAAATCCCTTGCAGCCTAAAG GTTCCGTATTTGCCCTCCAGTAAAGATCAGACGCTGAACATCATGAGGCTGCTTGAGGGACGGACAGGTCATTTAGCAGACCTTGGATCAGGAGACGGCAGACTG GTATTTGCTGCCTCCTCTGCTGGTTTCCAGTGCACAGGCTTTGAAATCAACTCCCTACTAGTGGCATATTCAAGGAGCAAAGCGCTCTGGATAGGTGTTCCTCCTAGCCAGGCAACCTTTGTTAAAAAAGACTTCTGGAAG ACTGATTTATCAATATACAACAATGTGACAGCGTTCCTTGCACCAGGAGTG ATGGAGGTGCTGGGTGACAAGCTGCTGAAAGAGCTTCCTGATGATGCACGTGTCATTGTCTGTCGCTTCCCCATCCCCCACTGGCCACACCACTCATCTGTCGGCTCCGGTCTGGACCAGTCCTGGGCCTATGACATCGGCACCGTCCGCTCAAGACTGGGAACCATACAGAGCCGTGACTAG
- the LOC115364716 gene encoding protein N-lysine methyltransferase FAM173A isoform X1, with protein sequence MFAMEDSIEVILQDQSRHHHHNRDHPVLTASTGALLTGLYGIWSLFAMPGFRKIPCSLKVPYLPSSKDQTLNIMRLLEGRTGHLADLGSGDGRLVFAASSAGFQCTGFEINSLLVAYSRSKALWIGVPPSQATFVKKDFWKTDLSIYNNVTAFLAPGVMEVLGDKLLKELPDDARVIVCRFPIPHWPHHSSVGSGLDQSWAYDIGTVRSRLGTIQSRD encoded by the exons ATG TTTGCAATGGAGGACTCGATTGAGGTGATTCTCCAAGACCAAAGCAGGCACCACCATCACAACAGAGACCACCCTGTCTTGACTGCCTCCACAGGGGCTCTCCTCACAGGGCTCTATGGGATATGGAGCCTCTTTGCCATGCCAGGCTTCCGCAAAATCCCTTGCAGCCTAAAG GTTCCGTATTTGCCCTCCAGTAAAGATCAGACGCTGAACATCATGAGGCTGCTTGAGGGACGGACAGGTCATTTAGCAGACCTTGGATCAGGAGACGGCAGACTG GTATTTGCTGCCTCCTCTGCTGGTTTCCAGTGCACAGGCTTTGAAATCAACTCCCTACTAGTGGCATATTCAAGGAGCAAAGCGCTCTGGATAGGTGTTCCTCCTAGCCAGGCAACCTTTGTTAAAAAAGACTTCTGGAAG ACTGATTTATCAATATACAACAATGTGACAGCGTTCCTTGCACCAGGAGTG ATGGAGGTGCTGGGTGACAAGCTGCTGAAAGAGCTTCCTGATGATGCACGTGTCATTGTCTGTCGCTTCCCCATCCCCCACTGGCCACACCACTCATCTGTCGGCTCCGGTCTGGACCAGTCCTGGGCCTATGACATCGGCACCGTCCGCTCAAGACTGGGAACCATACAGAGCCGTGACTAG
- the LOC115364716 gene encoding ATP synthase subunit C lysine N-methyltransferase isoform X3 yields MEPLCHARLPQNPLQPKVLHANKKCGNLRKCTRWTRKHHYQEQMISSWVPYLPSSKDQTLNIMRLLEGRTGHLADLGSGDGRLVFAASSAGFQCTGFEINSLLVAYSRSKALWIGVPPSQATFVKKDFWKTDLSIYNNVTAFLAPGVMEVLGDKLLKELPDDARVIVCRFPIPHWPHHSSVGSGLDQSWAYDIGTVRSRLGTIQSRD; encoded by the exons ATGGAGCCTCTTTGCCATGCCAGGCTTCCGCAAAATCCCTTGCAGCCTAAAG TGCTCCATGCTAACAAGAAATGTGGGAACCTGAGAAAATG TACAAGATGGACAAGAAAACATCATTATCAGGAGCAAATGATCAGCAGTTGG GTTCCGTATTTGCCCTCCAGTAAAGATCAGACGCTGAACATCATGAGGCTGCTTGAGGGACGGACAGGTCATTTAGCAGACCTTGGATCAGGAGACGGCAGACTG GTATTTGCTGCCTCCTCTGCTGGTTTCCAGTGCACAGGCTTTGAAATCAACTCCCTACTAGTGGCATATTCAAGGAGCAAAGCGCTCTGGATAGGTGTTCCTCCTAGCCAGGCAACCTTTGTTAAAAAAGACTTCTGGAAG ACTGATTTATCAATATACAACAATGTGACAGCGTTCCTTGCACCAGGAGTG ATGGAGGTGCTGGGTGACAAGCTGCTGAAAGAGCTTCCTGATGATGCACGTGTCATTGTCTGTCGCTTCCCCATCCCCCACTGGCCACACCACTCATCTGTCGGCTCCGGTCTGGACCAGTCCTGGGCCTATGACATCGGCACCGTCCGCTCAAGACTGGGAACCATACAGAGCCGTGACTAG